In Leuconostoc kimchii IMSNU 11154, one genomic interval encodes:
- a CDS encoding MucBP domain-containing protein has translation MQNQKKIIKLYKSGKLWVTAAIVVGGMIVSTTVSADTNGEAVNVNMSTHQDTTAQKSLVSEQTPSTDEAAKSSVSEQTQPTDEAAKSSVNNQTQSIDETAKSSVSEQPQSPDETAKTSVDNQPQSPDETTNTSVDNQTVDTAESTTKSSADAVAPSNDIAVKTSKSSQALDQTASDTQTTWERDKSAQTNNSDNNPVSNEAGEYWPDTKGQSIKDYDKTETRDLLQTTTFTDGYNPTPVLKQSSDLSLYVSGQKVDIGTLKDDDSLGTAKAPNSEYPGHSSSGHSRLLKTSDLGQDTYFYAKDVMRIKNQDTNKYESYDMRWTLQSVNYGNEQSMIALGIKGTIDGGGTTLLNVGSGWQMAQLGNFFNTHIQFFKNINYADQNEQLTPDEAISKGLVEAAAVLIHFGVSDIDASEAIEITDSVIKKVYVDNESQLAYQKTDDGYLAVTRKYDDPSDVSDVKGATSPVNEKKVTVLFEMDVPKEGFDYSIATIGTKKNNDGEIQLGQGSKVDPSLLSTMKYEEPLSVNFQDQQGNQLIPSKADIGIIGNKYNTDITQPVQIPGYHLVKTLGKADGVYVDGNNEITHVYAKDQGNLVVNYVDKSGNVLATADKTTADTNQDYTTEPKAIDGYDLVPEKTTGDVTGQYPADGETKEVTYVYGQQGQHTTNYVDEDGKTLVPTDTTKGPKDTDYTTTPAEIPGYHLVPDKTTGDETGKYDTGKKTETTYVYAKDQGNLVVNYVDENGNVLSPADKTTADTNQVYTTEPKSIDGYDLVPTKTAGDVTGQYPENGETKEVTYVYGKQGQHTTNYVDEDGHVLVPAEQTQGPKDTDYTTIPAEIPGYHVVPEKTIGDETGKYDTGKTTETTYVYAKDQGSLVVNYVGEAGNVLSPSDSSTQDSGEAYITTPKSIDGYDFVPEKTTGDVTGQYPANGQTKEVTYVYGQQGQHTTNYVDENGNVLVPAEQTQGSKDTDYTTTPAEIPGYHLVPEKTTGDNTGKYDTGKTTDTTYVYAKDQGSLVVNYVDESDAVLSPAEKTTADTNQDYTTTPKSIDGYDLVPEKTTGDVTGQYPANGQTKEVTYVYGQQGQHTTNYVDENGNVLVPAEQTQGPKDTDYTTSPTEIPGYHLVPEKTTGDEIGKYDTGKTTETTYVYAKDQGSLVVNYVDENGSVLLSADLSTKDSGEAYTTTPKSIDGYDLVPSKTTGDVTGQYPADGETKVVTYVYGKQGQHTTNYVDEDGKTLVPTDTTKGPKDTDYQTTPAEIPGYHVVPNKTTGDETGKYDTGKTTETTYVYAKDQGNLVVNYVDENSVVLSPADSSTQDSGETYTTTPKVIDGYDLVPTKTAGDVTGQYPENGETKEVTYVYGKQGQHTTNYVDEDGKTLVPAEQTQGPKDTDYTATPAEIPGYHLVPEKTTGDETGKYDTGKTTDTTYVYAKDQGNLVVNYVDESGAVLSPADSSTQDSGEEYTTTPKNIDGYDLVPSKTTGDVTGQYPNDGETKEVTYVYGKQGQHTTNYVDENGNVLVPAEHTQGPKDTNYTTTPAEIPGYHVVPEKTTGDETVKYDTGKTTDTTYVYAKDQGNLIVNYVDESGQAIAGKESSTKNSGEDYTTTPKNIDGYDLVPSKTTGNINGQYPTNGQTAEVTYVYGKQGQHTTNYVDEDGKTLVPTDTTNGPKDTNYTTTPTKIPGYHLVPEKTTGDNTGKYDTGKTTDTTYVYAKDQGNLVVNYVDESGNVLSSADSSTKNSGEDYTTTPKNIDGYDLVPEKTTGDVTGQYPNDGETKEVTYVYGKQGQHKTNYVDEDGKTLVPAEQTQGPKDTDYTAIPAEIPGYHLVPEKTTGDETGKYDTGKTTDTTYVYAKDQGNLVVNYVDENGNVLSPADSSTQDSGETYTTTPKVIDGYDLVPTKTTGDITGQYPADGETKDVTYVYGQQGQHTTNYVDEAGHVLVPTEHTQGPKDTDYQTTPAEISGYHVVPDKTTGDETGKYDTGKTTDTTYVYAKDQGNLIVNYVDESGQVIAGKESSTQNSGEDYTTTPKNIDGYDLVPNKTTGDVTGQYPANGETNEVTYVYGKQGQHTTNYVDEDGKTLVPTDTTKGPKDTGYTTTPAEIPGYHLVPEKTTGDETGKYDTGKTTDTTYVYAKDQGTKPEENVVEKNSNQKQDDHEFVLNNNQVMQDKAQSDNLIKKEVPEKSVKQLPKTGEETQPHNTITMILGLALSTLGLTMFDKKRKNK, from the coding sequence ATGCAGAATCAAAAGAAGATTATTAAATTGTATAAATCTGGTAAGTTGTGGGTAACAGCAGCAATCGTTGTTGGGGGTATGATTGTTAGTACAACAGTTTCCGCAGATACCAATGGTGAGGCAGTTAATGTCAATATGTCAACTCATCAGGATACAACTGCGCAAAAGTCGTTAGTAAGTGAACAAACGCCATCGACCGATGAGGCAGCAAAGTCGTCAGTAAGTGAACAAACGCAACCGACTGATGAAGCAGCAAAATCGTCAGTAAATAATCAAACGCAGTCGATTGATGAGACAGCAAAGTCGTCAGTAAGTGAACAACCACAATCACCTGATGAGACAGCTAAGACGTCAGTAGATAATCAACCACAATCACCTGATGAGACAACGAATACGTCAGTAGATAATCAAACAGTAGATACAGCTGAGTCAACAACAAAATCCTCAGCGGATGCTGTAGCACCTAGCAATGATATTGCTGTTAAGACATCGAAAAGTAGTCAGGCATTAGATCAAACAGCTAGTGACACGCAAACAACTTGGGAACGAGATAAATCTGCGCAAACCAATAATTCTGATAATAATCCTGTTAGCAATGAAGCAGGTGAATATTGGCCGGATACAAAGGGTCAATCTATTAAAGATTACGATAAAACAGAAACTAGGGACCTATTACAGACAACAACATTTACTGACGGGTACAATCCAACGCCGGTATTAAAGCAGTCTAGTGATTTATCTTTGTACGTGAGTGGGCAAAAAGTTGATATTGGTACGTTGAAAGATGATGATAGTTTAGGGACAGCAAAAGCGCCTAATTCAGAGTATCCAGGACATAGTTCTTCAGGACATTCACGGTTACTCAAAACATCTGATTTAGGACAAGATACTTACTTCTATGCAAAAGATGTTATGCGTATCAAAAATCAAGACACGAACAAGTATGAATCGTATGACATGAGGTGGACGTTGCAATCTGTTAATTATGGTAATGAACAATCAATGATTGCATTGGGTATTAAAGGAACTATTGACGGCGGTGGGACAACATTATTAAATGTGGGATCTGGTTGGCAGATGGCGCAATTGGGGAACTTTTTCAATACGCACATTCAATTTTTTAAAAATATTAATTACGCTGATCAAAATGAACAACTGACACCTGATGAAGCAATTTCAAAGGGATTAGTTGAAGCGGCTGCTGTGTTAATTCATTTTGGCGTGTCAGATATTGATGCAAGCGAAGCGATTGAAATCACAGATTCTGTGATTAAAAAAGTATACGTGGACAATGAGTCACAGTTGGCCTATCAAAAAACTGATGATGGTTATTTAGCTGTGACCAGAAAATACGATGATCCATCTGATGTATCGGATGTTAAGGGAGCAACATCACCAGTTAATGAAAAAAAAGTCACTGTGTTATTTGAAATGGATGTTCCTAAAGAAGGATTTGATTATTCTATCGCCACAATTGGCACCAAAAAAAATAATGATGGTGAAATACAATTAGGTCAAGGTAGTAAAGTAGATCCTTCATTATTGTCAACAATGAAGTATGAAGAACCATTAAGTGTTAACTTTCAAGATCAACAAGGTAATCAATTAATACCTTCAAAGGCAGATATTGGGATAATAGGAAATAAATATAACACTGATATAACACAACCTGTTCAAATTCCAGGATATCATTTGGTAAAAACGTTAGGAAAGGCAGATGGCGTCTATGTTGATGGCAATAACGAAATCACTCATGTTTATGCCAAAGATCAGGGTAACTTGGTTGTCAACTATGTGGATAAGTCTGGCAATGTGTTGGCAACAGCAGACAAGACAACAGCTGATACAAACCAAGATTACACAACAGAACCAAAGGCAATTGACGGTTACGATCTCGTACCGGAAAAGACAACTGGTGACGTGACAGGTCAATATCCAGCAGACGGCGAAACCAAAGAAGTGACCTACGTTTATGGTCAACAAGGCCAACATACTACTAATTACGTTGATGAAGATGGTAAGACACTTGTACCGACAGACACGACTAAGGGACCGAAAGATACTGATTATACAACGACACCAGCCGAAATTCCTGGTTATCACTTAGTACCAGACAAGACAACGGGTGACGAAACTGGTAAATATGATACGGGCAAGAAAACAGAAACAACATACGTCTATGCCAAAGATCAGGGTAACTTGGTTGTTAACTATGTCGATGAAAACGGCAATGTGTTATCACCAGCAGACAAGACAACAGCTGATACAAACCAAGTTTACACAACAGAACCAAAGTCAATTGACGGTTACGACCTTGTACCAACCAAGACAGCCGGTGACGTTACTGGCCAATATCCAGAAAATGGCGAAACCAAAGAAGTGACCTACGTTTATGGCAAACAAGGTCAACATACCACCAATTACGTTGACGAAGATGGTCATGTTCTCGTGCCAGCAGAACAGACTCAAGGACCAAAAGATACCGATTATACAACCATACCCGCCGAAATTCCTGGCTATCATGTCGTACCGGAAAAGACAATAGGCGACGAAACTGGTAAGTATGATACAGGCAAGACGACGGAAACAACTTACGTCTATGCCAAGGATCAAGGTAGCTTAGTTGTCAATTATGTCGGTGAAGCAGGCAATGTGTTATCACCATCCGATTCATCAACTCAGGACAGCGGTGAAGCTTATATCACCACACCAAAGTCAATTGACGGTTATGATTTCGTACCGGAAAAGACAACGGGTGACGTGACAGGTCAATATCCAGCAAATGGTCAAACTAAAGAAGTAACCTATGTTTACGGGCAACAAGGCCAACACACTACGAACTACGTTGATGAAAATGGGAATGTCTTAGTGCCTGCAGAGCAAACTCAAGGATCGAAGGATACAGATTATACAACAACACCAGCAGAAATTCCTGGTTATCACTTAGTACCAGAAAAGACAACAGGTGACAACACTGGTAAGTACGACACAGGTAAGACAACAGATACCACCTATGTTTATGCCAAAGATCAAGGAAGTTTAGTAGTCAATTATGTCGATGAAAGTGATGCAGTGTTATCCCCAGCAGAGAAGACAACAGCTGATACTAACCAAGATTACACAACGACACCAAAGTCAATTGACGGTTACGATCTCGTACCGGAAAAGACAACAGGCGACGTGACAGGTCAATATCCAGCAAATGGTCAAACTAAAGAAGTAACCTATGTTTACGGGCAACAAGGTCAACACACTACGAACTACGTTGATGAAAATGGGAATGTCTTAGTGCCTGCAGAGCAAACTCAAGGACCGAAGGATACAGATTATACAACGAGCCCAACTGAAATTCCTGGTTATCACTTAGTACCAGAAAAGACAACAGGCGACGAAATTGGTAAGTATGATACAGGCAAGACAACGGAAACAACGTATGTCTACGCCAAGGATCAAGGTAGCTTAGTTGTCAATTATGTCGATGAAAACGGATCAGTGTTGTTATCAGCCGATTTATCAACAAAGGATAGTGGCGAAGCCTACACAACAACACCAAAGTCAATTGACGGTTACGATCTTGTTCCATCAAAGACAACAGGTGACGTGACGGGTCAATATCCAGCAGACGGCGAAACCAAAGTAGTAACGTATGTCTACGGCAAACAAGGTCAACATACGACTAATTATGTGGATGAAGATGGTAAGACACTTGTACCAACGGACACGACTAAGGGACCAAAGGATACCGATTATCAGACAACACCAGCAGAGATTCCTGGCTACCATGTCGTACCAAACAAGACAACGGGTGACGAAACTGGTAAGTACGATACAGGTAAGACAACAGAAACAACCTATGTCTATGCTAAGGATCAGGGTAACTTGGTTGTGAACTATGTCGATGAAAATAGCGTGGTGTTATCACCAGCCGATTCATCAACTCAGGACAGCGGTGAAACTTATACCACCACACCAAAGGTAATTGATGGTTACGACCTCGTACCAACCAAGACAGCCGGTGACGTTACTGGCCAATATCCAGAAAATGGCGAAACCAAAGAAGTGACCTACGTTTATGGCAAACAAGGTCAACATACCACAAATTACGTTGACGAAGATGGTAAGACGCTTGTGCCTGCAGAGCAGACTCAAGGACCGAAAGATACAGATTATACAGCTACACCAGCTGAAATCCCTGGTTATCACTTAGTACCGGAAAAGACAACGGGTGATGAAACTGGTAAGTATGATACGGGTAAGACAACGGATACAACGTATGTTTATGCTAAGGATCAGGGTAACTTGGTTGTCAACTATGTCGATGAAAGTGGTGCAGTGTTATCACCAGCCGATTCATCAACTCAGGACAGCGGTGAAGAGTATACAACGACACCAAAGAATATTGACGGTTACGATCTTGTTCCATCAAAGACAACAGGTGACGTGACAGGTCAATATCCAAACGATGGCGAAACCAAAGAAGTAACCTATGTCTATGGTAAACAAGGTCAACATACGACCAATTATGTGGATGAAAATGGTAATGTCTTAGTGCCAGCTGAACACACTCAAGGACCAAAAGATACCAATTATACAACGACACCAGCTGAAATACCTGGTTATCATGTCGTACCAGAAAAGACAACCGGCGACGAAACCGTTAAGTATGATACAGGCAAGACAACAGATACCACGTATGTTTATGCCAAAGATCAAGGAAATCTAATAGTCAACTACGTTGATGAAAGTGGTCAAGCAATTGCTGGGAAAGAGTCATCAACTAAGAATAGTGGTGAAGATTACACAACGACGCCAAAGAATATTGACGGTTACGATCTTGTTCCATCAAAAACAACCGGCAACATAAATGGTCAATATCCAACAAATGGGCAAACAGCTGAAGTAACCTATGTTTACGGCAAACAAGGTCAACATACCACAAATTACGTTGACGAAGATGGTAAGACACTTGTACCAACAGACACTACCAATGGACCGAAGGATACGAATTATACAACGACACCAACAAAAATACCTGGTTATCACTTAGTACCGGAAAAGACAACGGGTGACAACACTGGTAAGTATGATACAGGTAAGACAACAGATACCACGTATGTTTATGCCAAAGATCAAGGAAATTTGGTTGTCAACTATGTGGATGAGTCTGGTAACGTGTTATCATCAGCCGATTCATCAACTAAGAACAGTGGTGAAGATTATACAACGACACCAAAGAATATTGACGGTTACGATCTCGTACCGGAAAAGACAACGGGTGACGTTACAGGTCAATATCCAAACGATGGCGAGACTAAAGAAGTAACGTATGTTTACGGTAAACAAGGTCAACACAAGACCAATTATGTTGACGAAGATGGTAAGACGCTTGTGCCTGCAGAGCAGACTCAAGGACCGAAAGATACAGATTATACAGCTATACCAGCTGAAATCCCTGGTTATCACTTAGTACCGGAAAAGACAACGGGTGATGAAACTGGTAAGTATGATACGGGTAAGACAACGGATACAACGTATGTTTATGCTAAGGATCAGGGTAACTTGGTTGTGAATTATGTCGATGAAAACGGCAATGTGTTATCCCCAGCCGATTCATCAACTCAGGACAGCGGTGAAACTTATACCACCACACCAAAGGTAATTGATGGTTACGACCTCGTACCAACCAAGACAACGGGTGACATCACAGGTCAATATCCAGCAGATGGTGAAACTAAAGACGTAACGTATGTTTATGGTCAACAAGGGCAACATACAACCAACTACGTTGATGAAGCTGGTCATGTTTTGGTTCCAACTGAACACACTCAAGGACCAAAGGATACCGATTACCAGACAACACCAGCAGAGATTTCAGGCTATCATGTCGTACCCGACAAGACAACGGGTGACGAAACTGGTAAGTACGACACAGGTAAGACAACAGATACCACCTATGTCTATGCCAAGGATCAAGGAAATCTAATAGTCAACTATGTCGATGAATCTGGTCAAGTGATTGCTGGAAAAGAGTCATCAACTCAGAACAGTGGTGAAGATTACACAACGACACCAAAGAATATTGACGGTTACGATCTTGTACCAAATAAGACAACGGGTGACGTGACAGGTCAGTATCCAGCAAATGGTGAAACCAACGAAGTGACCTATGTGTACGGTAAACAAGGCCAACACACCACGAACTATGTGGATGAAGATGGTAAGACACTTGTACCAACAGACACGACTAAGGGACCAAAGGATACCGGTTATACAACCACACCAGCCGAAATTCCTGGTTATCACTTAGTACCGGAAAAGACAACAGGCGACGAAACTGGCAAGTATGATACTGGCAAGACAACAGATACCACGTATGTTTATGCCAAGGATCAAGGTACAAAACCTGAAGAGAATGTTGTTGAAAAAAATTCAAATCAAAAACAGGATGATCATGAGTTTGTTTTGAATAATAACCAGGTGATGCAAGATAAGGCACAAAGCGACAACTTAATCAAAAAAGAAGTCCCTGAAAAGTCTGTAAAACAGTTACCTAAAACTGGTGAAGAGACACAACCTCATAATACAATCACTATGATTCTTGGATTGGCATTGTCAACACTAGGATTAACGATGTTTGACAAAAAGCGTAAAAATAAATAA
- the recX gene encoding recombination regulator RecX produces MKTITKIATQKKAGRYSVDLDKQFAFGVSESVLIKYGLAKGRELDDALIEQIKHDDEVAKAFNIAINYLGHALRTIKQVKQKLTEKAVSEAIQDQAIAQLKNLGYLDDANYARHYVATKKLISPKGPNAIKMDLKQAGILDDDIEMALETYTYEEQIEIAQKMATKFANTYKRESTRAKQQKIIQALANKGFSFDIGQSVISELNFENDDVTELDNIKRQADKLWHRYRNVPLSQRQYKTKSYLYTKGYHRETIDVIMSAFESES; encoded by the coding sequence ATGAAAACAATTACGAAGATTGCAACACAAAAAAAAGCAGGGCGATATAGCGTTGATTTGGACAAACAATTTGCGTTTGGTGTGTCTGAAAGTGTGTTAATTAAATACGGTTTAGCAAAGGGTCGTGAGCTTGATGATGCTTTAATTGAACAAATTAAACATGATGATGAGGTTGCCAAAGCCTTTAATATAGCAATTAATTACTTAGGCCACGCCTTACGAACAATTAAACAAGTCAAACAAAAGTTAACTGAAAAGGCGGTTTCTGAAGCCATACAGGATCAGGCGATTGCACAGTTAAAAAATCTAGGATATCTTGATGATGCTAATTATGCAAGGCATTATGTTGCAACAAAGAAATTAATCAGTCCCAAAGGGCCAAATGCTATAAAAATGGATTTGAAACAAGCAGGTATCTTGGACGACGACATTGAGATGGCCCTCGAAACCTATACTTACGAAGAGCAAATTGAAATTGCTCAAAAAATGGCGACGAAATTTGCTAATACCTACAAACGTGAATCTACACGTGCTAAGCAACAAAAAATTATTCAAGCGTTAGCGAATAAAGGGTTTTCCTTTGATATTGGGCAATCTGTTATTTCAGAACTCAATTTTGAAAATGATGATGTGACTGAGTTAGACAACATAAAAAGGCAGGCCGATAAACTCTGGCATCGTTATCGCAATGTGCCACTGAGCCAGCGGCAGTATAAGACGAAAAGTTATCTTTATACTAAGGGGTATCATCGTGAAACTATTGATGTTATCATGTCAGCATTTGAAAGTGAGTCTTAA
- the ntdP gene encoding nucleoside tri-diphosphate phosphatase: MSFDKSNRGPREGDFITIKSYKHDGSLHRTWRDTMVLKTSENAIIGLNDHTLVTEDDGRRWVTREPAIVYFHKKYWFNIIAMIRDNGVSYYCNLASPYVLDKEALKYIDYDLDVKVFPDGEKHLLDADEYAVHSKKWHYPPEIDQILKAHVKILVDWINDETGPFSQGYIDIWFARYQHLMQQRLKDRR, translated from the coding sequence ATGAGCTTTGATAAGTCGAATCGCGGACCACGCGAAGGAGATTTCATTACGATCAAAAGTTACAAACATGATGGCTCGTTGCATCGAACTTGGCGTGATACCATGGTGCTAAAAACTAGTGAAAATGCGATTATTGGATTAAATGATCATACTTTAGTAACTGAAGATGACGGTCGTCGCTGGGTGACCAGGGAGCCTGCTATTGTTTATTTTCATAAAAAGTATTGGTTTAATATTATTGCAATGATACGTGATAATGGGGTTTCGTACTATTGTAATTTAGCATCACCTTATGTCTTAGACAAAGAGGCGTTAAAATATATAGATTACGATTTAGATGTCAAAGTTTTTCCGGATGGCGAAAAGCATTTACTTGATGCAGATGAGTATGCTGTTCATAGTAAAAAATGGCATTACCCACCAGAAATCGACCAAATTTTAAAAGCACATGTTAAAATTTTGGTTGATTGGATTAATGACGAAACGGGCCCCTTTTCACAAGGTTATATTGATATTTGGTTTGCTAGATATCAGCATTTGATGCAACA